One part of the Streptomyces lydicus genome encodes these proteins:
- the glgX gene encoding glycogen debranching protein GlgX gives MQIWQDTTESGRWPGSASPLGATYDGSGTNFAVFSEVAQKVELCLFDERDQEERVELKEVDAFVHHVYLPDIGPGQRYGFRVHGPFQPSQGQRCIPHKLLLDPYAKAIEGRIEWNEALFPYRFGAPHRRNDADSAPYTMKSVVTNPYFDWGNDHRPHIPYHDTVIYEAHVKGLTRTHPAIPEDIRGTYAALAHPVMLDYLTALGVTAVELMPVHQFLHDHTLAQRGLSNYWGYNTIGFFAPHNAYCSSGQRGEQVQEFRYLVKSLHEAGIEVILDVVYNHTAEGNHLGPTLAFRGLDNAAYYRLSDADPRYYWDTTGTGNSLRMNHPHTLQLIMDSLRYWVTDMHVDGFRFDLAATLARQFHGVDRLSSFFDLVQQDPVISQVKLIAEPWDVGDGGYQVGNFPPLWTEWNGKYRDCVRDFWRGEGGTLGEFASRLTGSSDLYQSDGRRPHASVNFVTAHDGFTLRDLVSYNDKHNEANGEGNRDGEHHNRSWNCGAEGPAGDRNVLALRARQQRNFLATLLLSQGVPMLSHGDELGRTQGGNNNAYCQDNDVSWVDWPAVAEGSEILEFTRELIALRRNHPVFRRRRFFQGVAVRGSRDGLSDIGWFTPAGREMTDDDWDAGFAKSLTVFLNGQAISEPDPRGRRIQDDSFLLLFNAHYEPLGFTVPKDLGGWWSVVVDTAIPYVEYRSLVKAGATVEVEARALLVLRQSGQD, from the coding sequence ATGCAGATATGGCAGGACACCACGGAATCGGGCCGGTGGCCCGGAAGCGCCTCCCCCCTCGGCGCCACCTACGACGGAAGCGGCACGAACTTCGCGGTGTTCTCCGAGGTGGCCCAGAAGGTCGAGTTGTGTCTCTTCGACGAGCGGGACCAGGAGGAACGCGTCGAACTGAAGGAGGTCGACGCGTTCGTCCATCACGTCTACCTCCCCGACATCGGGCCCGGACAGCGGTACGGATTCCGGGTGCACGGGCCGTTCCAGCCGTCCCAGGGGCAGCGCTGCATTCCCCACAAGCTGCTGCTCGACCCGTACGCCAAGGCGATCGAGGGCCGGATCGAATGGAACGAGGCCCTGTTCCCCTACCGCTTCGGCGCTCCCCACCGCCGGAACGACGCGGACTCCGCGCCGTACACGATGAAATCGGTGGTGACCAATCCCTACTTCGACTGGGGAAACGACCACCGGCCGCACATTCCGTATCACGACACGGTGATCTACGAGGCCCACGTCAAAGGACTGACCCGGACCCACCCGGCGATCCCCGAGGACATCCGCGGCACCTATGCGGCGCTGGCCCATCCGGTGATGCTGGACTACCTCACCGCGCTGGGCGTCACCGCCGTCGAGTTGATGCCCGTGCACCAGTTCCTGCACGACCACACCCTGGCGCAGCGAGGACTGTCCAACTACTGGGGCTACAACACCATCGGTTTCTTCGCCCCGCACAACGCCTACTGCTCCTCGGGGCAGCGCGGCGAGCAGGTGCAGGAATTCCGCTACCTCGTGAAGAGCCTCCACGAGGCGGGCATCGAGGTGATCCTCGACGTGGTCTACAACCACACCGCGGAGGGCAATCACCTCGGTCCCACGCTGGCGTTCCGGGGCCTGGACAACGCCGCCTACTACCGGCTGTCCGACGCGGACCCCCGGTACTACTGGGACACCACCGGCACCGGCAACAGCCTGCGCATGAACCATCCGCACACCCTGCAACTGATCATGGATTCGCTGCGGTACTGGGTGACCGACATGCATGTGGACGGCTTCCGCTTCGACCTCGCCGCGACCCTGGCCCGCCAGTTCCACGGCGTCGACCGGCTGTCGTCCTTCTTCGACCTGGTGCAGCAGGACCCCGTCATCTCGCAGGTGAAGCTGATAGCCGAGCCCTGGGACGTCGGCGACGGCGGGTACCAGGTGGGGAACTTCCCGCCGCTGTGGACGGAGTGGAACGGCAAGTACCGTGACTGCGTCCGCGACTTCTGGCGCGGCGAGGGCGGCACGCTGGGGGAATTCGCCTCCCGGCTGACGGGCTCCTCCGACCTGTACCAGAGCGACGGCCGCCGCCCGCACGCCTCGGTCAACTTCGTCACCGCCCACGACGGCTTCACGCTGCGCGACCTGGTCTCGTACAACGACAAGCACAACGAGGCGAACGGCGAGGGCAACCGCGACGGTGAGCACCACAACCGGTCCTGGAACTGCGGGGCGGAGGGGCCCGCCGGCGACCGGAACGTGCTGGCGCTGCGCGCCCGGCAGCAGCGCAACTTCCTGGCCACGCTGCTGCTGTCCCAGGGCGTTCCGATGCTCTCGCACGGCGATGAGCTCGGCCGGACGCAGGGCGGCAACAACAACGCGTACTGCCAGGACAACGACGTCTCCTGGGTGGACTGGCCGGCGGTCGCCGAGGGCAGCGAGATCCTGGAGTTCACCAGGGAACTGATCGCGCTGCGCCGGAACCATCCGGTGTTCCGGCGCCGGCGCTTCTTCCAGGGCGTCGCGGTGCGCGGCAGCCGGGACGGACTGTCGGACATCGGCTGGTTCACGCCCGCGGGCCGGGAGATGACCGACGACGACTGGGACGCCGGGTTCGCCAAGTCGCTCACCGTCTTCCTCAACGGGCAGGCCATCTCCGAACCCGATCCGCGCGGCCGGCGCATCCAGGACGACTCGTTCCTGCTGCTGTTCAACGCCCACTACGAACCGCTCGGCTTCACCGTGCCGAAGGACCTCGGCGGGTGGTGGAGCGTGGTGGTGGACACCGCCATCCCCTACGTGGAGTACCGGTCGCTGGTGAAGGCCGGCGCCACGGTGGAGGTGGAGGCCAGGGCGTTGCTGGTGCTGCGCCAGTCCGGCCAGGACTGA
- a CDS encoding hydrophobic protein → MVPLLLVLLLALLLFGAGFALKALWIVAVVVLAVWLLGFVMRSAGPGGKRGRWYRW, encoded by the coding sequence ATGGTTCCCCTGCTTCTCGTTCTGCTTCTCGCCCTGCTCCTTTTCGGCGCCGGATTCGCGCTCAAGGCGCTGTGGATCGTGGCCGTGGTCGTGCTCGCGGTGTGGTTGCTGGGCTTTGTTATGCGCTCGGCCGGGCCCGGCGGAAAGCGAGGTCGTTGGTATCGCTGGTGA
- a CDS encoding DUF5133 domain-containing protein — translation MLKPHPAILRDLVKQYEELRARNTERSSSETRRRTEDLSYTLCVSTGTRTVEAALAFAADQLAADLAELAYAPDAPAPMRLAN, via the coding sequence GTGCTGAAGCCCCATCCGGCGATACTGCGGGATCTTGTGAAGCAGTACGAGGAACTTCGTGCCCGGAACACGGAGCGGAGCTCGTCGGAGACCCGGCGGCGGACGGAGGACCTCTCCTACACGCTCTGCGTCTCCACCGGAACCCGGACCGTCGAAGCCGCCCTGGCATTCGCCGCCGATCAACTCGCGGCGGATCTCGCGGAGCTGGCCTACGCGCCGGACGCCCCGGCGCCGATGCGGCTCGCGAACTGA
- a CDS encoding CsbD family protein, protein MSAEEKAKAKTEQVTGKAEKAAGRAVGNERMEAEGSAKEKKGDLRGAKEKAKDALDD, encoded by the coding sequence ATGAGTGCCGAGGAAAAGGCCAAGGCGAAGACGGAGCAGGTCACCGGAAAGGCGGAGAAGGCGGCAGGCCGCGCCGTGGGGAACGAGCGCATGGAAGCCGAGGGCTCGGCCAAGGAAAAGAAGGGTGATCTGCGGGGCGCGAAGGAAAAGGCCAAGGATGCCCTGGACGACTGA
- a CDS encoding epoxide hydrolase family protein, producing the protein MPRPTSDVQAFETHVPDADLDDLRARLAAARLPEAETVHGAAPGPRRWEQGVPLADLVDVVNYWRTGYDWRPFEERLNRIGQFRTTIDDLGIHFLHRRSARADATPLILTHGWPDSIARFVDVVDELADPKDADAPAFHVVVPSLPGFGYSDKPATTGWGTEKIAAAWVELMGRLGYRTFAAHGGDWGGNITTVLGGRFPAHVLGIHTTFAEGPPGLTTDGLTAVEREWAAETRDFWRHRAAYAKQQATRPQTIGYSLVDSPVGLLAWILDKFAEWSDTEDSPFERISRDRVLDDVTLYWLTRTGASAARIYYESHNALDPELRVDVPSALTMYPRDVEKCPRPWAQERYRKIVRWKEPEAGGHFPSLEVPEYFVKDLREGLAAVLAAER; encoded by the coding sequence ATGCCCCGTCCCACCAGCGACGTGCAAGCATTCGAAACCCACGTACCTGACGCCGACCTCGACGACCTGCGCGCCCGACTGGCCGCGGCGCGACTGCCGGAGGCCGAGACGGTCCATGGCGCCGCGCCCGGCCCTCGCCGATGGGAACAGGGCGTTCCGCTCGCCGACCTCGTCGATGTCGTGAACTACTGGCGCACCGGGTACGACTGGCGGCCGTTCGAGGAGCGCCTCAACCGGATCGGCCAGTTCCGCACGACCATCGATGATCTGGGAATCCACTTCCTGCACCGCCGATCCGCGCGTGCGGATGCCACTCCGCTGATCTTGACGCACGGCTGGCCCGACAGCATTGCCCGGTTCGTCGATGTGGTGGACGAGCTGGCAGATCCGAAGGATGCGGACGCGCCGGCGTTCCACGTCGTGGTCCCGTCGCTTCCCGGCTTCGGCTACAGCGACAAGCCGGCCACCACCGGGTGGGGAACCGAGAAGATCGCGGCCGCCTGGGTGGAACTGATGGGCAGGCTCGGCTACCGCACGTTCGCAGCCCACGGCGGCGACTGGGGAGGCAATATCACCACGGTTCTCGGCGGCAGGTTCCCGGCGCACGTTCTCGGCATCCACACCACGTTCGCGGAGGGACCGCCCGGGTTGACGACGGACGGGCTGACGGCGGTCGAACGCGAGTGGGCCGCGGAAACCCGCGACTTCTGGCGCCACCGCGCGGCGTACGCGAAGCAGCAGGCGACCCGGCCGCAGACCATCGGCTACTCGCTCGTCGACTCACCGGTCGGGCTCCTTGCCTGGATCCTCGACAAGTTCGCCGAGTGGTCAGACACCGAGGACAGCCCGTTCGAGAGGATTTCCCGAGACCGCGTTCTTGACGACGTCACCCTGTATTGGCTGACGCGGACCGGCGCATCGGCGGCCCGCATCTACTACGAGAGCCACAACGCGCTCGATCCCGAACTCCGGGTCGACGTCCCGTCAGCGCTCACCATGTATCCCCGCGACGTCGAGAAGTGTCCGCGCCCCTGGGCGCAGGAGCGGTACCGGAAGATCGTCCGGTGGAAGGAGCCCGAAGCCGGGGGACACTTCCCGTCGCTGGAGGTGCCCGAGTATTTCGTCAAGGACCTGCGAGAGGGCCTCGCGGCAGTGCTGGCCGCCGAGCGGTGA
- a CDS encoding CGNR zinc finger domain-containing protein, producing MRAAFPDFRLGKVLATSFTGTLSERHGDAVERIPAPHRLVDWLAVSGLAVDSCTTAQLDLARELREAIHAVATAAAVQDALPAPAVQVINDRSAQGRAAAILTPEGERRWRLSSASRVEDALSVIAADAISIIAGERDGKLALCASPTCRAAFFDTSQSRTRKWCDMNTCGNRQKKARFQANQRKNPRSPE from the coding sequence ATGCGTGCTGCGTTCCCTGACTTCCGCCTCGGCAAGGTGCTGGCGACCAGCTTCACGGGGACTCTGTCGGAGCGTCATGGCGACGCCGTGGAGCGCATTCCCGCGCCGCACCGACTCGTCGACTGGCTGGCGGTGAGCGGCCTCGCCGTGGACTCCTGCACCACTGCCCAGCTCGACCTCGCTCGGGAACTGAGGGAGGCGATTCACGCCGTCGCGACAGCGGCCGCGGTCCAGGACGCTCTCCCTGCCCCTGCCGTCCAAGTCATCAATGACCGCAGCGCTCAGGGTCGGGCCGCGGCGATCCTGACGCCCGAGGGTGAGCGGCGATGGCGGCTCAGCTCGGCTTCCCGCGTGGAAGATGCCCTCAGCGTGATCGCCGCCGACGCGATCAGCATCATCGCAGGCGAACGGGACGGAAAACTGGCCTTGTGCGCCTCACCGACCTGCCGGGCCGCCTTCTTCGACACCAGTCAAAGTCGCACCCGCAAATGGTGCGACATGAATACGTGCGGGAATCGCCAGAAGAAGGCGCGCTTCCAGGCCAACCAGCGCAAGAACCCCAGATCGCCGGAGTGA
- a CDS encoding PP2C family protein-serine/threonine phosphatase gives MTVPAARPLPVIPTRTADGAGVVLLVEDDSGDAVLVEEYLNDTELPVSLSWVQTFDAARAYLANRTPDCVLLDLHLPDASGIAAVEEMQSLCPDAAVIVLTGLDETRAGLEAVAAGAQDYLPKARVTPELLDRAIRYALHRKNTERTTARLRENELRAQENARLERGLLPAPLLRSTTVVSSTCYLPGRKNALLGGDFLDIVETPDGLLHAVIGDVSGHGPDAAALGVCLRITWRSLVLGGHRGTELLGLMEQVLVAERSAAEMFATCATVVLDAAGHRATVTLAGHDEPLLISPTEATRPVPARHGMALGMLPGSAAWHPTQCTVPPHATLLMHTDGLVEGHTDGDQRLGTDGLIRIIEEGRHLPPPALIDHLTGTARSLDGGRHTDDLAVLVLSWNG, from the coding sequence ATGACCGTCCCTGCCGCCCGGCCGCTGCCCGTCATCCCCACCCGGACCGCGGACGGCGCGGGGGTCGTCCTGCTGGTCGAGGACGACTCCGGTGACGCCGTACTGGTCGAGGAGTACCTCAACGACACCGAGTTGCCGGTCAGTCTCTCCTGGGTGCAGACCTTCGACGCGGCGCGCGCCTACCTCGCCAACCGGACGCCGGACTGCGTCCTGCTGGACCTGCACCTCCCGGACGCCTCCGGCATCGCGGCCGTCGAGGAGATGCAGAGCCTGTGCCCGGACGCGGCCGTCATCGTCCTCACCGGCCTGGACGAGACCCGGGCCGGCCTGGAGGCGGTGGCCGCCGGCGCACAGGACTACCTGCCCAAGGCGCGCGTCACCCCCGAACTGCTCGACCGCGCCATCCGCTACGCGCTGCACCGCAAGAACACCGAGCGAACCACCGCCCGGCTGCGGGAGAACGAACTGCGTGCCCAGGAGAACGCCCGCCTGGAACGGGGTCTGCTGCCCGCCCCGCTGCTCCGCTCCACCACCGTGGTCTCCAGCACCTGCTATCTGCCGGGCCGCAAGAACGCCCTGCTCGGCGGCGACTTCCTGGACATCGTCGAGACTCCCGACGGGCTGCTGCACGCCGTCATCGGCGATGTCAGCGGGCACGGCCCGGACGCCGCCGCGCTCGGGGTCTGCCTCCGCATCACCTGGCGGTCCCTCGTCCTCGGGGGGCACCGCGGCACCGAACTGCTGGGCCTGATGGAACAGGTGCTGGTCGCCGAGCGCAGCGCCGCGGAGATGTTCGCGACCTGCGCGACGGTCGTCCTCGACGCGGCCGGCCACCGGGCCACGGTGACCCTCGCCGGCCATGACGAGCCGCTGCTGATCTCCCCGACGGAAGCCACCCGGCCGGTGCCGGCCCGGCACGGCATGGCCCTGGGCATGCTGCCGGGCAGCGCCGCGTGGCATCCCACGCAGTGCACCGTGCCACCGCACGCCACGCTGCTCATGCACACCGACGGTCTCGTCGAGGGCCACACGGACGGCGATCAGCGGCTGGGCACGGACGGCCTCATCCGGATCATCGAGGAGGGCCGGCACCTGCCGCCGCCCGCTCTGATCGACCATCTGACGGGCACCGCCCGTTCGCTCGACGGCGGCCGGCACACCGATGATCTGGCGGTGCTGGTACTCAGCTGGAACGGGTGA
- a CDS encoding sensor histidine kinase, whose protein sequence is MSQEMPDREGSQGAEGPGAAADTGTAGRPPEDLRSGSSWTTRRTLNVSVLVTMVLLTLLGGCGIWVFVRSAEATGRLVDRSSPALVAAVKLESALVNQETGIRGYGLTGQREFLEPYHDGLAQERAAAARLRALLGHDGQAAQDLARVLDRAEEWQQQVARPIATAPSGAPVRLAAQRAQAGLHRFDAVRAELAVQRGHLQEERDRARADLRRVRVLQNWVSAAIAVLVLAMLGFAVVGLRRAVTTPLGALSSDVRAVTRGDFRRPVHGTGPADLRALASDIDGMRKRLVEELEFSDAARSQLDEQATELQRSNSELEQFAYVASHDLQEPLRKVASFCQLLQRRNADQLDDRAQQYIAFAVDGANRMQALINDLLAFSRVGRVHADHTPVDLQPLFGQVRESLSIAVEEASATVTHDPLPTVPGDPTQLGMLLQNLLSNAVKFRSPDRPPAIHLSVRKEEGYWEFAVEDNGIGIDPAYSEKVFVIFQRLHTRESYAGTGIGLALCKKVVEYHGGTIAVDHDHSPGTRITFTLADQTPEAAASETSGRAPQREATAS, encoded by the coding sequence ATGAGTCAGGAAATGCCGGACCGCGAGGGCTCTCAAGGGGCCGAGGGGCCCGGTGCGGCGGCCGATACCGGTACGGCCGGCCGGCCGCCCGAAGACCTCCGCAGCGGATCGTCGTGGACCACGCGCCGGACGCTGAACGTCAGCGTGCTCGTGACGATGGTGCTGCTGACCCTCCTGGGCGGCTGCGGGATATGGGTCTTCGTGCGGTCCGCGGAGGCCACCGGCCGGCTCGTCGACCGCTCCAGCCCCGCCCTGGTCGCCGCGGTCAAGCTGGAGAGTGCGCTGGTCAACCAGGAGACCGGCATCCGGGGGTACGGACTGACCGGCCAGCGGGAGTTCCTGGAGCCGTACCACGACGGGCTGGCGCAGGAGCGCGCCGCCGCCGCGCGCCTGCGTGCCCTCCTGGGGCACGACGGTCAGGCCGCGCAGGACCTCGCCCGCGTACTGGACCGGGCCGAGGAGTGGCAGCAGCAGGTGGCCCGCCCCATCGCCACCGCACCGAGCGGCGCACCGGTCCGGCTCGCCGCCCAGCGGGCCCAGGCGGGCCTGCACAGGTTCGACGCCGTACGGGCCGAACTCGCCGTGCAGCGCGGCCATCTGCAGGAGGAGCGGGACCGGGCCCGGGCGGACCTGCGACGGGTGCGGGTGCTGCAGAACTGGGTCTCCGCGGCCATCGCCGTCCTCGTCCTGGCGATGCTCGGCTTCGCCGTCGTCGGGCTCCGCCGCGCGGTGACCACTCCCCTGGGCGCGCTGTCCTCCGACGTCCGCGCGGTGACCAGGGGCGACTTCCGCCGGCCGGTGCACGGCACCGGGCCGGCCGATCTGCGGGCCCTGGCGTCCGACATCGACGGCATGCGCAAACGGCTCGTCGAGGAGCTGGAGTTCAGCGACGCGGCCCGGTCGCAGCTGGACGAGCAGGCCACCGAACTGCAGCGCTCCAACAGCGAACTGGAGCAGTTCGCCTACGTCGCCTCCCACGACCTGCAGGAGCCGCTGCGCAAGGTGGCCAGCTTCTGTCAGCTGCTCCAGCGCCGCAACGCCGATCAACTGGACGACCGGGCACAGCAGTACATCGCCTTCGCGGTGGACGGCGCCAACCGCATGCAGGCACTCATCAACGACCTGCTCGCGTTCTCCCGCGTGGGGCGGGTGCACGCCGACCACACGCCCGTCGACCTCCAGCCGCTCTTCGGGCAGGTGCGGGAGTCCCTCAGCATCGCCGTCGAGGAGGCGTCCGCGACCGTCACCCACGACCCGCTGCCGACGGTCCCCGGCGACCCCACCCAGCTCGGGATGCTGTTGCAGAACCTGCTGAGCAACGCGGTCAAGTTCCGCTCGCCCGACCGCCCTCCGGCGATTCACCTCTCGGTCCGCAAGGAGGAGGGGTACTGGGAGTTCGCCGTGGAGGACAACGGGATCGGCATCGATCCCGCGTACAGCGAGAAGGTCTTCGTCATCTTCCAGCGCCTGCACACCCGGGAGAGCTACGCGGGGACGGGTATCGGGCTGGCGCTGTGCAAAAAGGTCGTCGAGTACCACGGCGGCACGATCGCCGTCGACCACGACCACTCCCCCGGCACCCGTATCACCTTCACCCTGGCCGACCAGACTCCCGAGGCAGCGGCGTCGGAGACCTCCGGGCGTGCCCCGCAGAGAGAGGCGACCGCGTCATGA
- a CDS encoding response regulator, giving the protein MASEQFPARLQPDDMAELAERAVQQLANDLAGQAFPIAPATEHDDAPTESGRPANGNPALARLNALAYLARAVDLCAGRQAQEAAENGAKYPQIGQAWGISRQGARRRWPGLVFASRPAARPHPTPEHGSTTMNALTSDRPYRVLLVEDDPADAMLIEDALVERGVARSLDQAVDGVAALEHLRDPTKERPDLIVLDLNMPRMNGRELLAVLKDDPDLGSIPVVVLTTSAAPDDINDAYRQHANAYVTKPVNLDDFVRAVHSIDAFFLDTAAKFHRP; this is encoded by the coding sequence ATGGCCAGCGAGCAGTTCCCCGCCCGCCTCCAGCCCGACGACATGGCAGAGCTCGCCGAGAGAGCGGTGCAGCAGCTCGCGAACGACCTGGCCGGACAAGCCTTCCCGATCGCTCCCGCAACAGAGCACGATGACGCACCGACGGAATCAGGCCGCCCGGCGAACGGCAATCCCGCCCTGGCGCGGCTGAACGCCCTCGCGTACCTGGCGCGTGCCGTCGACCTCTGCGCCGGCCGACAGGCGCAGGAGGCCGCCGAGAACGGAGCCAAGTACCCGCAGATCGGGCAGGCGTGGGGCATCAGCCGGCAGGGTGCCCGCCGCCGCTGGCCAGGTCTCGTCTTCGCCTCGCGGCCCGCTGCACGCCCCCATCCCACCCCTGAACACGGGAGCACCACCATGAACGCGCTGACGTCCGACCGCCCTTACCGCGTCCTGCTCGTCGAGGACGACCCCGCCGACGCCATGCTCATCGAAGACGCACTGGTCGAACGGGGAGTGGCACGCTCCCTCGACCAGGCCGTCGACGGGGTGGCCGCCCTGGAGCACCTGCGGGACCCGACCAAGGAGCGCCCCGACCTGATCGTCCTGGACCTGAACATGCCGCGGATGAACGGCCGGGAACTCCTCGCGGTCCTCAAGGACGACCCCGACCTCGGCAGCATCCCGGTCGTCGTCCTGACCACGTCCGCGGCGCCCGACGACATCAACGACGCCTACCGGCAGCACGCCAACGCCTATGTGACCAAGCCGGTCAACCTGGACGACTTCGTGCGCGCCGTGCACAGCATCGACGCCTTCTTCCTCGACACCGCAGCCAAGTTCCACCGGCCCTGA
- a CDS encoding SigB/SigF/SigG family RNA polymerase sigma factor, with protein sequence MSTSSATAETTRERGVVDVPASVSAPCSELPLIESPEQLAPSDARELTHLFFERLEHLEEGTHEYQYARNTLIEMNLSLVRFAARRFRNRGDDFEDIVQVGTIGLIKAIDRYDLSRNVEFTTLAIPYITGEMKRFFRDTTWDVRVPRRLQELRVDLARAGEHLANELGRDPKVPELAAHLNIPEEEVIEGQVAANGYSASSIDVTISDDGNDAPLADLLGDYDEDMGLFEDLHTLKPLLDQLEERDRRILELRFGQELTQAQIGELLGISQMHVSRLLNRCLARLRTAMLRTD encoded by the coding sequence ATGAGCACCAGCAGCGCGACGGCGGAGACGACTCGGGAGCGCGGTGTCGTCGACGTACCGGCCTCGGTGTCCGCTCCGTGCTCCGAGCTGCCCCTGATCGAGTCGCCCGAGCAGCTCGCCCCCAGCGACGCCCGGGAGCTGACCCATCTCTTCTTCGAGCGGTTGGAACACTTGGAGGAGGGCACGCACGAGTACCAGTACGCGCGCAACACCCTCATCGAGATGAACCTGTCCCTGGTGCGCTTCGCGGCCCGTCGGTTCCGCAATCGCGGTGACGACTTCGAGGACATCGTGCAGGTCGGCACGATCGGTCTGATCAAGGCCATCGACCGCTACGACCTCTCGCGCAACGTCGAGTTCACCACCCTCGCCATCCCGTACATCACGGGCGAGATGAAGCGCTTCTTCCGTGACACCACCTGGGACGTGCGGGTCCCCCGGCGGCTGCAGGAACTGCGGGTCGACCTCGCCCGCGCCGGTGAGCACCTCGCCAACGAGCTGGGCCGGGACCCCAAGGTTCCCGAGCTGGCGGCACACCTGAACATCCCGGAGGAAGAGGTCATCGAGGGGCAGGTCGCCGCCAATGGCTACAGCGCCTCCTCCATCGACGTCACCATCAGCGACGACGGCAACGACGCGCCGCTGGCGGACCTGCTCGGTGACTACGACGAGGACATGGGCCTCTTCGAGGATCTGCACACCCTCAAGCCGCTGCTGGACCAGCTGGAGGAGCGCGACCGCCGGATACTGGAACTCCGCTTCGGCCAGGAACTGACCCAGGCCCAGATCGGCGAACTGCTCGGCATCTCCCAGATGCACGTCTCGCGCCTGCTCAACCGCTGCCTGGCCCGGCTCCGCACCGCCATGCTCCGCACGGACTGA